From a region of the Nocardioides ginsengisegetis genome:
- a CDS encoding response regulator: MQEHTGMLRWIAAASTDGLWILDEHGRTVFANDRFAELIGRSPAELETISALELLDEEGRVQFRRHLADMAAGHPGEENLETLFLRPDGSPMWCLASWGPVHDGDGTRLGWLHRITPYAERKELLGELQHRSEQLATAQRIAHLGSWEWDVASDTVTWSDELYRIYNLEPQEFEATYEGFLQFVHPEDRPLVKGHVESTFGGVDEFAWDARIVRKGGEIRWVRGLGLVERGPDGMPVKMGGTAQDITDLKRADELAAEATRRLELLQQMAMAANQADSLEEAITMMAIGLPVHTSWAATSVFLVGKDDGVLRPRALPHDHVEWSVPPDPVLAERARISRRMEVGRPPTHQDTHSVVAIPILLRGDSVAVIQVLADEVPPDDNSRFLIGQIAGQLSLVAERERNAAQLAEARDEAMEASRLKSEFLATMSHEIRTPMNGVIGLNDLMMRTDLDAHQRRLAEGLQSAGLTLLGIINDILDLSKIESGKLELEEADFDVRAVFEQTAAVLSGPAHDKGLELVVACHPDVPLFLRGDPVRFGQVLTNLGSNAVKFTDSGEVVVQATVESQSHDAVVLRVEVTDTGVGIRPDARDRLFDAFTQADPSTTRRHGGTGLGLAISRQLVEALGGEIDLRSELGRGSTFTFTARFARATGAPQRPQVSPHVLNAKRVLVVDDNETNRFILTEQLAAWQLRPVAAADGREALMRLREAAEEGQPFDVALLDMVMPGMDGLELARRIGADRSLGRPAMLLLSSDQGVGAQLVHQAGIRAALSKPVRHSELFDTLLDLLASGPAAAPREVEHESAPAIDVRVLVVEDNQVNQLVAMGLLESIGCKVDIANDGAEAVEMLARPHSYAAVLMDCRMPRLDGFDATRAVRAHEPPGRHVPIIAMTASALEGERERCLAVGMDDFLTKPVDAAELERVIRQWTGVSDPPQAQARPVEAPRARSVVPESSILDPDRRRMLEELKKDGVSFFERTSASFMSRVGDQVVAIRDAIDSRDAHRLMSSAHQLKGSALNLGLPLVGATAARLEALGDGGRTDGATELLAELVVEIDRAVAALKTSIGSRG, encoded by the coding sequence ATGCAGGAGCACACGGGGATGCTCCGTTGGATCGCTGCGGCGAGCACCGACGGTCTGTGGATCCTTGACGAGCACGGACGGACGGTCTTCGCCAACGACCGCTTCGCCGAGCTCATCGGCCGCTCCCCCGCCGAGCTGGAGACGATCTCGGCCCTCGAGCTGCTCGACGAGGAGGGCCGGGTCCAGTTCCGCAGGCACCTGGCCGACATGGCCGCCGGGCACCCCGGCGAGGAGAACCTCGAGACGCTCTTCCTGCGCCCCGACGGCAGCCCGATGTGGTGCCTGGCCAGCTGGGGCCCCGTCCACGACGGTGATGGCACGCGGCTGGGCTGGCTGCACCGGATCACGCCGTACGCCGAGCGCAAGGAGCTGCTCGGCGAGCTTCAGCACCGCAGCGAGCAGCTCGCGACCGCCCAGCGGATCGCCCACCTCGGCAGCTGGGAGTGGGACGTCGCGAGCGACACGGTGACCTGGTCCGACGAGCTCTACCGGATCTACAACCTCGAGCCACAGGAGTTCGAGGCGACCTACGAGGGCTTCCTGCAGTTCGTGCACCCCGAGGACCGGCCGCTGGTGAAGGGGCACGTCGAGTCGACGTTCGGCGGGGTCGACGAGTTCGCGTGGGACGCCCGCATCGTCCGCAAGGGCGGCGAGATCCGGTGGGTGCGCGGCCTGGGCCTGGTCGAGCGCGGCCCCGACGGGATGCCGGTCAAGATGGGCGGCACCGCCCAGGACATCACCGACCTCAAACGGGCCGACGAGCTGGCCGCCGAGGCCACCCGGCGGCTCGAGCTGCTCCAGCAGATGGCGATGGCCGCCAACCAGGCCGACAGCCTGGAGGAGGCCATCACGATGATGGCGATCGGCCTGCCGGTGCACACGAGCTGGGCGGCGACGTCGGTGTTCCTGGTCGGCAAGGACGACGGCGTGCTGCGCCCGCGTGCCCTGCCCCACGACCACGTCGAGTGGAGCGTGCCGCCCGATCCGGTGCTCGCCGAACGCGCCCGCATCTCGCGCCGGATGGAGGTCGGCCGGCCGCCGACCCACCAGGACACCCACAGCGTGGTGGCCATCCCGATCCTGCTCCGGGGTGACAGCGTCGCGGTGATCCAGGTGCTGGCCGACGAGGTGCCGCCCGACGACAACTCGCGCTTCCTGATCGGCCAGATCGCTGGCCAGCTCAGCCTGGTCGCCGAGCGCGAGCGCAACGCGGCCCAGCTGGCCGAGGCCCGGGACGAGGCGATGGAGGCCTCCCGGCTGAAGTCGGAGTTCCTGGCCACCATGAGCCACGAGATCCGCACCCCGATGAACGGCGTGATCGGCCTCAACGACCTGATGATGCGCACCGACCTGGACGCCCACCAGCGGCGCCTCGCCGAGGGTCTGCAGAGCGCCGGCCTGACCCTGCTCGGGATCATCAACGACATCCTCGACCTGTCCAAGATCGAGTCCGGCAAGCTCGAGCTCGAGGAGGCCGACTTCGACGTCCGCGCCGTCTTCGAGCAGACCGCCGCGGTGCTGAGCGGGCCGGCCCACGACAAGGGGCTCGAGCTGGTCGTCGCCTGCCACCCGGATGTTCCGCTCTTCCTGCGGGGCGACCCCGTGCGGTTCGGTCAGGTGCTGACCAACCTGGGCTCCAACGCCGTGAAGTTCACGGACTCCGGCGAGGTGGTCGTCCAGGCGACCGTCGAGAGCCAGTCGCACGACGCCGTGGTCCTGCGCGTCGAGGTCACCGACACCGGTGTCGGGATCCGTCCCGATGCCCGCGACCGGCTCTTCGACGCGTTCACGCAGGCCGATCCCTCGACGACCCGGCGCCACGGCGGCACCGGCCTGGGCCTGGCCATCTCCCGCCAGCTGGTCGAGGCGCTCGGCGGCGAGATCGACCTGCGGAGCGAGCTGGGCCGCGGCAGCACCTTCACGTTCACCGCGCGGTTCGCCCGGGCGACCGGTGCCCCGCAGCGCCCGCAGGTCTCCCCGCACGTGCTCAACGCCAAGCGGGTGCTGGTCGTCGACGACAACGAGACCAACCGCTTCATCCTCACCGAGCAGCTCGCCGCCTGGCAGCTCCGGCCGGTGGCCGCCGCCGACGGGCGCGAGGCCCTGATGCGGCTGCGCGAGGCCGCCGAGGAGGGGCAGCCCTTCGACGTCGCGCTGCTCGACATGGTCATGCCCGGCATGGACGGCCTCGAGCTGGCCCGCCGGATCGGCGCCGACCGGTCCCTGGGCCGCCCGGCGATGCTGCTGCTCTCCTCCGACCAGGGCGTCGGCGCCCAGCTGGTCCACCAGGCCGGCATCCGGGCGGCCCTCAGCAAGCCGGTGCGGCACTCCGAGCTGTTCGACACGCTGCTGGACCTGCTCGCCTCCGGTCCCGCCGCCGCACCCCGGGAGGTCGAGCACGAGTCGGCGCCGGCGATCGACGTACGCGTGCTGGTGGTGGAGGACAACCAGGTCAACCAGCTCGTCGCGATGGGACTCCTCGAGTCGATCGGCTGCAAGGTCGACATCGCCAACGACGGCGCCGAGGCGGTCGAGATGCTGGCCCGCCCGCACTCCTACGCCGCCGTCCTCATGGACTGCCGGATGCCGCGCCTCGACGGCTTCGACGCCACCCGGGCGGTCCGGGCCCACGAGCCGCCGGGCCGGCACGTCCCGATCATCGCGATGACCGCCTCGGCCCTCGAGGGCGAGCGGGAGCGCTGCCTGGCGGTCGGCATGGACGACTTCCTGACCAAGCCCGTGGACGCCGCCGAGCTGGAGCGGGTGATCCGCCAGTGGACCGGGGTCTCCGACCCGCCGCAGGCTCAGGCCCGCCCGGTGGAGGCGCCCCGGGCGCGGTCGGTGGTGCCCGAGTCCTCGATCCTCGACCCCGACCGGCGGCGGATGCTGGAGGAGCTGAAGAAGGACGGCGTCAGCTTCTTCGAGCGCACGTCGGCGTCCTTCATGTCCCGCGTCGGTGACCAGGTGGTCGCGATCCGGGACGCCATCGACTCCCGTGACGCCCACCGGCTGATGAGCTCGGCACACCAGCTCAAGGGCAGTGCGCTCAACCTCGGGCTGCCGCTCGTGGGCGCGACGGCCGCCCGGCTCGAGGCCCTCGGCGACGGTGGCCGGACCGACGGCGCGACCGAGCTGCTCGCCGAGCTCGTCGTCGAGATCGACCGGGCGGTCGCCGCCCTCAAGACCTCGATCGGCAGCCGGGGCTGA